Proteins encoded by one window of Mustela erminea isolate mMusErm1 chromosome 7, mMusErm1.Pri, whole genome shotgun sequence:
- the VAMP8 gene encoding vesicle-associated membrane protein 8 produces MEETSGGGGHDQVRNLQSEVEGVKNIMTQNVERILARGENLEHLRNKTEDLEATSEHFKTTSQKVARKFWWKNVKMIVLICVIVFIIILFIVLFATHAIPT; encoded by the exons GAGGAGACCAGTGGAGGTGGGGGACATGATCAAGTGCGGAACCTGCAGAGTGAGGTGGAGGGTGTCAAGAATATTATGACCCAGAATGTGGAGCGGATCCTAGCCCGAGGAGAAAACCTGGAACATCTCcgcaacaagacagaggatctgGAAGCCACC TCGGAGCACTTCAAGACCACATCGCAGAAGGTGGCTCGGAAGTTCTGGTGGAAGAACGTGAAGATGATTGTCCTCATCTGCGTGATTGTTTTTATCATCATCCTCTTCATCGTGCTTTTTGCCACCCATGCCATCCCAACTTAG